The following proteins are encoded in a genomic region of Synergistaceae bacterium:
- a CDS encoding ABC transporter ATP-binding protein, producing the protein MIFILYYGSYKVITTRGLDLNIGQISSLITYGTQILGSLMRLSMVLVIITLARESAVRIVEVLEEGEKPALTSPVNGIKEISSGEIEFIDVNFIYNSARNQQNILHESMTGTQNLSHDNDSNSNKNISGSQNFSHESMTGTQKFSHDNDSNTQNSRLYALRNINLHIESGSTIGIIGGTGSSKTTLIQLIPRLYDVTSGVIKISGHDVKEYDLNSLRNNIALVLQKNELFTGTIRDNLLWGNENATDSQIIEVCKIAHADEFIEKLPAKYNTHIEQNGTNLSGGQKQRLCIARALLKQPKILILDDSTSAVDTHTDALIRSGLKNYLPNTTKIIISQRILSVQDADKIIVMDDGEIKAVGTHKDLLKSSAIYNEIYLSQTRKELL; encoded by the coding sequence ATGATATTTATATTGTATTACGGATCTTATAAAGTAATCACGACTCGCGGGCTTGATTTGAACATCGGGCAGATTTCGTCATTAATCACATACGGAACTCAAATTTTAGGGAGTCTTATGCGCCTGTCTATGGTACTTGTTATTATTACCCTTGCAAGAGAGAGCGCAGTACGTATTGTTGAAGTCTTAGAAGAAGGGGAGAAACCTGCACTAACAAGCCCGGTTAACGGCATTAAAGAAATTTCAAGCGGAGAAATAGAATTTATTGACGTAAATTTTATATATAATTCAGCAAGAAATCAGCAAAATATTTTACATGAAAGCATGACGGGAACGCAAAATCTTTCACACGATAACGACTCTAATAGCAATAAAAATATTTCAGGCTCGCAAAATTTCTCACATGAAAGCATGACGGGAACGCAAAAATTTTCACATGATAATGACTCTAACACGCAAAATTCAAGACTCTACGCACTAAGAAATATAAATCTGCACATAGAATCAGGCTCAACGATCGGAATAATCGGGGGGACTGGCTCATCAAAGACTACGCTAATACAATTAATTCCGAGACTCTATGACGTAACGAGCGGCGTTATAAAAATTTCCGGTCATGATGTTAAAGAATATGATTTGAACTCGCTGCGAAATAATATAGCTCTAGTTCTGCAAAAAAATGAGCTTTTCACGGGAACTATACGCGATAATTTACTATGGGGCAATGAGAACGCGACGGACTCGCAAATTATAGAAGTCTGCAAAATCGCTCATGCTGATGAGTTTATCGAGAAATTACCCGCAAAATATAATACTCACATTGAACAGAACGGCACGAATTTATCAGGCGGACAGAAACAAAGATTATGCATAGCCCGGGCGTTATTAAAGCAGCCTAAAATTTTAATTCTTGATGACTCAACAAGTGCTGTAGACACTCATACTGATGCGCTAATACGTTCAGGATTAAAAAATTATCTGCCTAATACTACTAAAATTATAATTTCACAGCGTATATTATCAGTTCAGGATGCTGATAAAATTATTGTCATGGATGACGGAGAAATAAAAGCGGTCGGAACTCATAAAGATTTATTAAAGTCGAGCGCAATTTATAACGAGATTTATTTATCACAGACAAGAAAGGAGCTATTATAA